In Deltaproteobacteria bacterium, a single window of DNA contains:
- a CDS encoding YihY/virulence factor BrkB family protein, with product MTTRAQESKRPLQQFKTRVFDRIYDSEPVGASWAGRAAHTVVKIIVMVTRDFFENLVKLQAMALAFKTLLSLAPALAVIFSILKAFGVHNRMEPALLEALEPLGDKGEDIIDALLNFVDRMSASALGSVGLITLFLTVLSLMATIEDAFNHVWRVRSPRTWARKFSDYLSVILVGPVLIFSALTITATLQSSAFVQKLIALEPFGAVILGLLRLLPYLTLWGAYTFFYIFIPNTQVRVRSALIGGLVAAILWQTVGWGFAVFVASSTQYYAIYSSFAILLLFLFWLHIGWVIVLLGAQVAYAHQHLRFYQPDRELLAHSPAGREKLALQMMLLIGRNFYHGRDALSVADVAALLRIPAGLTRDFMEMFEDHRLVLALADQQTYVIGRDPETIGIKEILDCVRNAGRQARPVPSRNEDEQQIDELLEAIDRSAALALQHKNLQSLILSVEPLRERAATEEERPVRG from the coding sequence ATGACGACGCGCGCGCAAGAATCGAAACGTCCGCTGCAGCAGTTCAAGACACGGGTGTTCGACCGTATCTACGATAGTGAACCGGTCGGTGCGTCGTGGGCGGGTCGTGCCGCGCACACGGTCGTCAAGATCATCGTCATGGTGACGCGAGATTTCTTCGAAAATCTCGTAAAACTCCAGGCGATGGCGCTGGCCTTCAAAACCTTGTTGTCGTTGGCGCCGGCGCTGGCGGTGATCTTTTCGATTCTCAAAGCCTTCGGCGTGCACAATCGCATGGAGCCGGCGCTGCTCGAAGCCCTGGAGCCACTTGGCGACAAGGGTGAAGACATCATCGATGCGCTGCTTAACTTCGTCGACCGCATGAGCGCTAGTGCCTTGGGCAGTGTCGGGCTGATCACGTTGTTTCTCACCGTGCTCTCGTTGATGGCGACCATCGAAGATGCTTTCAACCACGTGTGGCGCGTGCGCTCGCCACGTACCTGGGCGCGCAAGTTCAGCGACTATCTGAGCGTGATTCTCGTCGGCCCCGTGTTGATTTTCTCTGCCCTCACGATCACCGCGACGCTGCAGAGCAGCGCCTTTGTCCAAAAGTTGATCGCCCTTGAGCCGTTCGGTGCAGTGATTCTCGGCCTGCTGCGCTTGCTGCCTTATCTGACCCTTTGGGGCGCCTACACCTTCTTTTACATTTTTATTCCCAACACCCAGGTCCGAGTGCGCTCGGCGCTGATCGGCGGGTTGGTGGCAGCGATCCTATGGCAAACTGTGGGTTGGGGTTTTGCGGTCTTCGTCGCGTCATCGACGCAGTACTATGCGATCTACTCCAGCTTCGCGATACTCCTGCTGTTTTTGTTTTGGCTGCATATCGGCTGGGTAATTGTGCTACTGGGCGCGCAGGTGGCCTATGCGCACCAGCATCTGCGTTTCTACCAACCCGACCGCGAGCTTCTGGCCCATAGCCCGGCGGGGCGCGAGAAACTCGCGCTGCAGATGATGCTGCTCATTGGCCGCAATTTCTATCACGGCCGCGATGCGCTGAGCGTGGCCGATGTCGCCGCGCTGCTGCGCATTCCCGCCGGACTGACGCGCGACTTTATGGAAATGTTCGAGGATCATCGTCTCGTGCTGGCATTGGCCGACCAACAGACTTATGTCATTGGCCGTGACCCGGAAACCATCGGCATCAAAGAAATCCTCGACTGCGTGCGCAACGCCGGCAGGCAGGCGCGGCCTGTGCCAAGCCGCAATGAAGATGAACAGCAGATTGACGAGTTGTTAGAAGCGATCGATCGATCGGCGGCGCTCGCCTTGCAGCATAAAAACCTCCAGAGCCTAATTCTCAGTGTGGAGCCGCTACGCGAGCGCGCCGCTACCGAAGAAGAGCGGCCAGTGCGCGGGTAA
- a CDS encoding ABC transporter substrate-binding protein encodes MQQRCKMTLWAGLSLMFFVAVSDALAQQQTLAFSSVDAPNANWYIAKERGTYKKYGLDVELIYIPSSTTTISAVVAGSVAVGNISGGAIANAAVGGASVVAVGCFINTLPYDLVVHESIKSAAQLKGKSIGISRVGSSSDVAARIFLKELKLEADKDVAILQVGGSTERAAAFRTGRIIAFPAPPGVIHLTHGMPHRILASTADFPKGFPFPYVCPTASKAFVKNSRDTMKRLLMALIESTHFYKTRKEESKKIMAKYTRHNNEAFLDAAYQSSAKLFEQVPLVNREGMDTQVKDAVSRKPGSTMKVDDIVDDSLVLELEKEGFIGRIYK; translated from the coding sequence ATGCAACAGCGATGCAAGATGACCCTGTGGGCGGGCTTGTCGCTCATGTTTTTTGTGGCCGTGTCTGACGCTTTGGCGCAGCAGCAAACGCTGGCGTTCAGTTCCGTCGATGCGCCCAACGCCAATTGGTATATCGCCAAGGAGCGCGGCACCTACAAAAAGTACGGCCTCGACGTCGAGTTGATCTATATTCCCTCTTCGACGACGACGATTTCCGCGGTGGTGGCGGGTTCGGTGGCGGTGGGAAATATTTCCGGCGGCGCGATTGCCAACGCGGCCGTGGGCGGGGCGAGCGTGGTCGCCGTCGGCTGCTTCATTAACACGCTGCCCTATGACTTGGTCGTGCATGAGTCGATCAAGTCGGCCGCCCAACTCAAGGGCAAGAGCATCGGCATTAGCCGCGTCGGTAGCTCATCCGATGTCGCGGCGCGCATCTTTCTCAAGGAGCTTAAGCTGGAAGCCGATAAGGACGTGGCGATTCTCCAGGTCGGTGGATCCACCGAGCGCGCCGCGGCGTTTCGCACCGGGCGCATCATCGCGTTCCCGGCGCCGCCAGGCGTGATTCATCTGACCCATGGCATGCCGCACCGCATTCTTGCCAGCACGGCGGATTTCCCCAAAGGATTTCCGTTCCCTTACGTTTGCCCGACGGCGTCGAAAGCTTTCGTCAAGAATAGCCGCGACACGATGAAGCGGCTCTTGATGGCGCTGATCGAGAGCACGCACTTTTACAAGACGCGCAAAGAAGAAAGCAAAAAAATCATGGCGAAATACACGCGCCACAACAACGAGGCTTTCCTGGATGCGGCCTATCAGTCGAGCGCCAAGCTGTTCGAGCAAGTGCCGCTGGTCAATCGCGAGGGCATGGACACCCAAGTCAAAGACGCCGTGTCGCGCAAACCGGGCAGCACGATGAAGGTCGACGACATTGTCGACGATAGTTTGGTTTTGGAGTTGGAGAAGGAAGGATTTATTGGCCGGATTTACAAATAG
- a CDS encoding extracellular solute-binding protein, with protein sequence MKLRNIFLSSVMALFCCALSQSQAATVDDVMLYNKPDRQKLLVEGAMKEKKITWYTSLIVDQVVRPIKEAFEKKYPFIAIDHFRGNSERIVQKMFSEYQGKRYEVDIVDGTVTAPMVKKAGFLQRFYTPHFADYPAELKDPQGYWGVSNVYFFAVGYNTRMVKPNEVPKSYEDLLHPRWKGQMMWSTSRGSGAPMMIGNILKTMGDEAGKAYLQKLKGQNPAKTTASNRQLLDLVIAGEYPLALHIFHHHAHISKSAGAPVDWSPIEPASATINTISPVTRSPHPHAALLLLDFILSEEGQKVIQGVNYLPSHPRIPAKQIDLKPGGGRFKRALYFTPDSQLNEGDAWVEYFDKNFLK encoded by the coding sequence ATGAAGCTGCGAAATATTTTCTTGTCGAGTGTGATGGCGCTGTTTTGTTGCGCGCTTTCTCAGTCGCAGGCCGCCACCGTCGACGATGTCATGCTCTACAACAAGCCGGACCGGCAGAAGCTGCTGGTCGAAGGCGCCATGAAAGAAAAGAAGATCACCTGGTATACGTCGCTGATCGTCGATCAAGTCGTGCGGCCGATCAAAGAGGCCTTCGAGAAAAAATATCCGTTCATTGCCATCGATCATTTCCGCGGCAACTCGGAGCGCATCGTGCAAAAGATGTTTTCCGAATATCAGGGCAAGCGCTACGAGGTCGATATCGTCGACGGCACGGTAACCGCGCCGATGGTGAAAAAGGCTGGTTTCTTGCAGCGTTTCTATACACCTCACTTTGCCGACTATCCGGCCGAGCTGAAAGATCCGCAGGGCTACTGGGGCGTGAGCAACGTTTATTTCTTCGCGGTCGGTTACAACACCCGTATGGTCAAGCCCAACGAAGTGCCGAAGAGCTACGAAGATTTGCTGCACCCGCGCTGGAAGGGGCAGATGATGTGGTCGACTAGCCGGGGCTCGGGCGCGCCGATGATGATCGGCAATATCCTCAAGACCATGGGAGACGAAGCGGGCAAAGCGTATCTGCAAAAGTTAAAGGGACAGAACCCTGCCAAGACCACGGCGAGCAACCGGCAGTTGTTGGATTTGGTCATCGCCGGCGAATATCCGCTCGCGCTGCACATCTTTCATCACCACGCCCATATCAGCAAATCGGCGGGCGCGCCGGTGGATTGGTCGCCCATCGAACCGGCGTCGGCGACCATCAACACGATCTCGCCGGTGACACGCTCGCCCCATCCGCACGCAGCGCTGCTGCTGCTCGATTTCATCTTGTCGGAGGAAGGCCAGAAAGTCATTCAGGGGGTGAATTACTTGCCGTCGCATCCAAGGATCCCCGCCAAGCAAATCGATCTCAAACCGGGCGGAGGCCGCTTCAAGCGCGCCCTGTATTTCACGCCCGATTCGCAATTGAACGAAGGCGACGCCTGGGTAGAGTATTTCGATAAAAACTTCTTGAAATAG
- a CDS encoding extracellular solute-binding protein → MVRLNGLLCCAFIFGWLGLAMAASVEDIANLKSADRQKILVEGAKKEGKVSWYTTLIVDQVVRPLKVAFEKEYPFITMEFFRANTENIVQRMISEYSAKRYEVDMIDGTVSPTMVRRANYLQRFHSPYLAEYPAELKDANGFWAATNLYFFATGYNTRMVKAAEVPKTYEDLLNPKWKGQMMWSTSRGSGAPMFVGTILNTMGNEAGRAYLQKLRQQNIAKTTASNRQVLDLTIAGEYPLALQMFNHHAFISKNLGAPVEWQVHEPATASINNVGIGRFAPHPHATMLLIDFILSEKGQRVYQQSNYLPAHPKLPAKQVDLKPGGGRFNKAYYVNPDNQFDKGNEWVDIFNSIFVK, encoded by the coding sequence ATGGTTCGTCTGAATGGGTTGTTATGCTGCGCCTTTATCTTTGGTTGGCTGGGCCTCGCCATGGCGGCATCGGTCGAGGACATTGCCAATCTCAAATCTGCCGACCGTCAGAAGATTCTGGTCGAAGGCGCCAAAAAAGAAGGCAAGGTCTCCTGGTATACAACGCTGATCGTCGATCAGGTGGTGCGGCCGCTCAAAGTCGCGTTCGAAAAAGAATACCCATTCATAACGATGGAGTTCTTCCGCGCCAACACCGAGAACATCGTCCAGCGCATGATCTCCGAGTACAGCGCCAAGCGCTACGAGGTCGACATGATTGACGGCACGGTGTCGCCGACCATGGTGCGGCGGGCGAATTATTTGCAGCGCTTCCACTCGCCCTATCTTGCCGAGTACCCAGCCGAGCTGAAGGATGCCAATGGTTTTTGGGCGGCAACCAATTTGTACTTTTTTGCCACCGGCTACAACACGCGCATGGTCAAAGCGGCCGAAGTGCCGAAGACCTACGAAGATCTGCTCAATCCGAAATGGAAAGGCCAAATGATGTGGTCGACCAGCCGCGGCTCGGGCGCGCCAATGTTCGTTGGCACGATCCTCAACACCATGGGCAATGAAGCCGGCCGCGCCTATCTGCAAAAGTTGCGACAGCAAAACATCGCCAAGACGACCGCAAGCAATCGCCAGGTGCTCGATCTGACGATTGCCGGCGAATATCCGTTGGCGCTGCAGATGTTCAATCATCACGCATTCATTAGCAAGAATCTCGGTGCGCCGGTGGAGTGGCAGGTGCACGAGCCGGCGACCGCGAGCATCAACAACGTCGGCATCGGCCGATTCGCGCCCCATCCGCACGCGACCATGCTGCTGATCGATTTTATTCTTTCGGAGAAGGGCCAGCGCGTCTACCAGCAGTCGAACTATTTGCCGGCCCATCCGAAGTTGCCGGCCAAACAAGTAGACCTGAAGCCGGGCGGCGGCCGTTTCAACAAGGCCTACTACGTCAACCCCGATAACCAATTCGACAAGGGCAACGAATGGGTGGATATTTTCAACAGCATCTTTGTGAAGTAG
- a CDS encoding iron ABC transporter permease: MAKQPTETIDLPLKTNSDSASLSANLASRFDVATCVMISVSLVTAYLVLPPLYSVIQTSLFTSKLTGEIDQFTFKYYRDLLSGLQIIGPFLNSFYFSVLSAVCATTLGGSIAWIVVRTDSPLRGLGYFTAFASFGTPFILYTIGWLLLLGKAGPVNYWLKIIFNQTTPVLNVYSMFGMVLIESLLWSPFVFLMLAAAFRSMDPSLEEASAACGARVWQTMRKVSLRLMLPALFSVMLLIFIRTFESFEIPALVGLPGDIRVLTTSIYLDAQKLPPQYGSAGAFAVLLMVVVGITLYFYFRITREGDRYHTVTGKGYRPALISLGRWRYVTGAGLLAYSLILLLLPFLIILWASLLPFYMQPSIEAISKFTIKNYVTALHFPKLLDSVKNSVLLGLGSATFVMALTLLASWILVRTKIRGRWLLDFLTTLPLMFPGIVMGLAILRFYLFVPIPVYGTLWILLIAFATRYIPYGIRYNHSGLLQLHKELEEASYVSGASWFSSMRRIILPLITPSFLGGWIFIFLLSAKELSMSVLLVSPQTPVVSVAIFELWENAQVGELAAFGVIWTVILVTVAILYYMFARRYGIQQN, from the coding sequence ATGGCCAAGCAACCTACAGAAACTATTGATCTGCCGCTGAAAACCAACAGCGACAGCGCGTCGCTGTCGGCCAACCTCGCCTCCCGCTTCGATGTCGCCACCTGCGTCATGATCAGCGTCTCGCTGGTGACGGCTTACTTGGTTTTGCCGCCGCTCTACTCCGTCATTCAAACCAGCCTGTTTACCAGCAAGCTGACTGGCGAGATCGATCAGTTCACCTTCAAATATTACCGCGATTTGCTGAGCGGATTGCAGATCATCGGGCCGTTTTTGAATTCGTTTTACTTCTCGGTGTTGAGTGCTGTCTGCGCCACGACCTTGGGCGGTTCCATCGCCTGGATCGTCGTGCGCACCGATAGTCCGCTGCGCGGCCTGGGCTACTTCACCGCGTTTGCGTCCTTTGGCACGCCGTTCATTCTCTACACCATCGGTTGGCTGTTGCTGCTCGGCAAAGCTGGGCCGGTGAACTATTGGCTGAAAATCATTTTCAATCAAACCACACCGGTCCTCAACGTTTACTCCATGTTCGGCATGGTGCTGATTGAGTCGCTGTTATGGTCGCCCTTCGTTTTTCTCATGCTGGCCGCCGCGTTTCGCTCGATGGACCCGTCGCTCGAAGAAGCCTCGGCCGCCTGCGGCGCGCGGGTGTGGCAAACCATGCGCAAGGTTTCGCTGCGGCTCATGCTGCCGGCGCTTTTCTCGGTCATGCTGCTGATTTTTATTCGCACCTTCGAGTCTTTTGAAATTCCCGCGCTGGTCGGACTGCCGGGCGATATCCGCGTGCTGACGACATCGATTTACCTCGACGCGCAGAAGCTGCCGCCGCAATACGGCAGCGCCGGGGCTTTTGCCGTGCTGCTCATGGTGGTGGTCGGTATTACTCTCTATTTTTATTTTCGCATCACCCGCGAAGGCGACCGCTACCACACTGTTACCGGCAAGGGCTATCGCCCGGCGCTGATCAGCCTGGGCCGCTGGCGCTATGTCACCGGCGCCGGCTTGCTGGCCTACTCGCTGATTCTGCTCTTGCTGCCATTTCTAATCATTCTTTGGGCGTCGCTGTTGCCGTTTTACATGCAGCCGTCGATCGAGGCGATCTCGAAGTTCACGATCAAGAACTACGTCACGGCGCTGCATTTCCCCAAGCTCCTCGATTCGGTGAAGAATAGCGTGCTGCTCGGTCTGGGTAGCGCCACCTTCGTTATGGCGTTAACGCTGTTGGCGTCGTGGATTCTCGTGCGCACCAAGATTCGCGGCCGCTGGCTGCTCGACTTTCTGACGACATTGCCGCTGATGTTTCCCGGTATCGTCATGGGCCTGGCGATTTTGCGTTTCTATCTTTTCGTGCCGATTCCCGTATATGGCACGCTGTGGATTCTCCTGATCGCCTTTGCGACGCGCTACATTCCCTATGGTATTCGTTACAACCATTCCGGCTTACTGCAGTTGCACAAAGAATTGGAAGAAGCCTCCTACGTTTCCGGCGCGTCTTGGTTCAGCTCCATGCGCCGAATCATTTTGCCGCTGATCACTCCGTCGTTCTTAGGCGGGTGGATTTTCATCTTCCTGCTTTCGGCCAAGGAACTCTCCATGTCCGTGCTGCTCGTCAGCCCGCAAACCCCGGTCGTGTCCGTCGCCATCTTCGAGCTCTGGGAAAACGCCCAGGTCGGCGAGCTGGCCGCCTTCGGCGTTATCTGGACAGTGATTCTCGTTACCGTGGCGATTCTCTACTATATGTTTGCACGCCGCTACGGGATTCAGCAGAACTAG
- a CDS encoding extracellular solute-binding protein has product MAIMKNSLAIKILVVSVALASVQSALAAEARRPPEWDKVVEAAKKEGKVVLAIPPSNELRKEMESVLRQKFGIEAELVPASGPKNAARIAAEKKAGVSYFDAIICGTGTAVSLAHDGMLEPIESFWILPEVRDPKQWFGGHVWEDNLGTSKFLYSFLADVATQNAWFNATLAKAEDFKSFDDFLQPKWKGKIGFSDPRVPSSGQGIWSFMWDIKGEEFLKKLAAQDLFLTRDLRQLADALAKAKIAVAFGLGRSPVDPYVDAGLPLKPVPAPREGLPTSNGFGVIGVVKNPPNPNAARVFVNWFLSKEGQEWYNKVMENGTRRLDVETRWLAKLGINAAKDSLTVEQYHRVRNHLEDKYTKVRAPAGKFAETILK; this is encoded by the coding sequence ATGGCGATCATGAAAAATAGTTTGGCAATAAAAATATTGGTTGTTTCCGTGGCGCTGGCTAGCGTACAGAGCGCGCTCGCCGCCGAAGCCCGTCGGCCCCCCGAGTGGGACAAGGTCGTCGAGGCGGCGAAAAAAGAGGGCAAGGTTGTGCTGGCGATACCGCCGTCCAATGAGCTGCGCAAAGAGATGGAGAGTGTCCTGCGCCAGAAGTTTGGCATCGAAGCCGAGCTGGTGCCGGCATCGGGGCCGAAGAACGCTGCGCGCATCGCGGCGGAAAAGAAAGCGGGGGTGAGCTACTTCGATGCGATCATCTGCGGCACCGGCACCGCGGTGAGCCTGGCGCACGATGGCATGCTGGAGCCGATCGAGTCGTTCTGGATTCTCCCTGAAGTCAGAGATCCCAAGCAATGGTTTGGCGGCCATGTTTGGGAAGACAATCTCGGCACCAGCAAGTTTCTCTACTCGTTTCTCGCCGACGTGGCGACGCAAAACGCCTGGTTCAACGCGACCCTGGCCAAAGCCGAAGACTTCAAAAGCTTCGACGATTTTCTCCAGCCGAAGTGGAAGGGCAAGATTGGCTTCAGCGATCCGCGCGTGCCCAGCTCCGGCCAAGGCATCTGGTCGTTCATGTGGGACATCAAAGGCGAAGAGTTTCTCAAGAAGCTAGCGGCGCAGGATTTGTTCTTGACGCGCGATTTGCGCCAACTTGCCGACGCCCTGGCGAAAGCCAAGATCGCTGTGGCGTTTGGCTTAGGTCGCTCTCCGGTGGACCCCTATGTGGATGCCGGCCTGCCGCTCAAGCCGGTGCCGGCGCCTAGAGAAGGGCTGCCTACCAGCAATGGCTTTGGCGTCATCGGCGTGGTGAAAAATCCGCCCAACCCCAACGCTGCTAGAGTTTTCGTTAATTGGTTTCTCAGTAAAGAAGGGCAGGAGTGGTACAACAAGGTGATGGAAAACGGCACGCGCCGGTTGGACGTCGAGACGCGCTGGCTCGCCAAGCTCGGCATCAATGCCGCCAAAGACTCACTGACAGTGGAGCAATATCACCGTGTGCGCAATCACCTGGAAGACAAGTACACGAAGGTGCGCGCGCCAGCGGGGAAGTTTGCCGAGACGATTTTGAAATAA
- a CDS encoding APC family permease, protein MPTPTSTNAPLRRALNTPGLAAVTFFCVAGGPFGLEDAVGAAGPQLALLGIVLLPWFWSFPTALMTAELSTAMPEDGGYVVWVEKAFGRFWGFQEGWLSWLCSFADNALYPVMFVDYLAYLRGDMSPTERWLIGASLVLVITWLNIRGIQLVGFMSVIFTLFVLAPFIVMIVLGAPRVETAHWFASSGDASGSVNWALLMSVLLWNTSGWDNAGCCAGEVANPARSYPRAMIVSVIVVTLVYLLPLLVGVSIDTDWAQWKEGEFPKIAAQVGGGWLGTWLTVAGLVTAAGMFNALLCTSSRVPFAMAERRMLPRGLAALHKKHATPWRSIVINSLGVAALIPFSFQELIEVDMFLYAASMILEFAALVWLRIKKPEMTRPYRVPGGTAGAVALSIPPTALCFLSIGLANHATLYVGVAGIALGLLVYRWQS, encoded by the coding sequence ATGCCAACACCAACATCGACGAACGCTCCGTTGCGCCGGGCGCTCAACACCCCGGGCCTGGCGGCCGTGACATTTTTCTGCGTTGCCGGCGGGCCGTTCGGTTTGGAAGACGCAGTCGGAGCCGCAGGGCCACAATTGGCGCTGCTCGGCATTGTTTTGTTGCCTTGGTTCTGGAGTTTTCCCACCGCGCTGATGACCGCCGAGCTGTCGACGGCCATGCCGGAGGATGGCGGCTATGTCGTCTGGGTCGAAAAAGCCTTCGGCCGCTTCTGGGGCTTTCAGGAAGGCTGGCTCAGTTGGCTCTGCAGCTTCGCCGACAACGCGCTTTATCCAGTTATGTTCGTCGACTATCTCGCCTATCTGCGCGGTGATATGTCGCCGACGGAACGCTGGCTCATCGGCGCCAGTTTGGTTCTGGTCATCACCTGGTTGAACATCCGCGGCATCCAACTAGTCGGCTTCATGTCGGTGATCTTCACATTGTTCGTCCTCGCGCCGTTCATCGTCATGATCGTCCTCGGCGCGCCGCGGGTGGAGACCGCGCATTGGTTCGCGTCCAGCGGTGACGCAAGCGGCAGCGTCAACTGGGCTTTGCTCATGAGCGTGCTTTTATGGAACACCAGCGGCTGGGACAATGCCGGCTGCTGCGCCGGTGAAGTCGCCAACCCGGCGCGCAGCTATCCGCGCGCGATGATCGTTTCAGTTATCGTCGTCACGCTTGTCTATCTCCTCCCTTTGCTCGTCGGCGTGAGCATCGACACCGATTGGGCGCAATGGAAAGAGGGCGAGTTCCCTAAAATCGCCGCCCAGGTCGGCGGCGGTTGGCTCGGCACATGGCTGACCGTGGCGGGCTTGGTGACAGCGGCGGGCATGTTCAACGCGCTTTTGTGCACTTCCTCGCGTGTGCCCTTTGCCATGGCCGAGCGCCGCATGCTGCCGCGCGGCCTTGCGGCGCTGCACAAAAAGCACGCCACGCCTTGGCGCTCGATCGTCATCAACAGCCTCGGCGTCGCGGCGCTGATCCCCTTCTCGTTTCAGGAATTGATCGAAGTCGACATGTTTCTCTACGCCGCGTCGATGATTTTGGAATTCGCCGCGCTGGTCTGGTTACGGATCAAAAAACCGGAAATGACTCGCCCCTATCGCGTCCCCGGTGGCACCGCCGGCGCGGTCGCGCTTAGCATTCCTCCGACGGCACTTTGCTTTCTCAGTATTGGCCTGGCGAACCACGCCACGCTGTACGTCGGCGTCGCAGGGATAGCGCTGGGCCTCCTTGTCTATCGCTGGCAAAGCTGA